The DNA sequence AAACCGCAAGGATATCTACGATCCCGCCTCGGGCAAAAAGGTCATCGTAAGTAAGAAAAACGCTGTCGCCGAAAAAACGCGGTTTCACGAATTTAAAAAGGCTCACGGCATAAATATAAAGCTCGATCCCACCGGCAGTTTAGCGCGCGAATTATCGGGAGTGATATACCGGGATCCCAAAAAACTTGCCGAACTGGAGAATTCATTCAAAAAGGCCCTGGCAGTCATCCCGGGGAATTGTTCCGCATATGAAGGATTAGGGTGGCTTTACGGGTCTCAACGCCGATTTAATGAAGCGGAACAGGCGTTCAAAATGATCATAACGCTTGCCCCGGGAAACAATGACGCGTATGATGGGTTAGGCTGGATCTACCGCGACCAGGGGGATTTCGCCGGTTCGGAGAAAGCTTTCAAAAAAGCCATCGACCTCAACCCCGGAGATTCTTCCGCGCATACGGAATTGATCCAGCTTTACCGGGAACAAGGGAATTACGAAGCGGCGAAAAATTCATTCAGGAGCTTCATCGCCTTTAATCCTAAGAATAAATCCATATATAAAACACTCGAATTCTACAAAGACATCGGCGAGATCAACGAAGCTAAACAAGCCCTCAAAAACGCAATCGCGCTTGATCCGCAAAACGATTCAGCTTATGAAGGACTGGGCTGGATACTCCGGGATCAAAGCAATTTCCCGGAATCAGAGCAGGCCTTTCTTAAAGCGATCGAACTTAACCCGAAGAACGAGTTCGCTTATGAAGGGTTGGGTTCGATCTACGGGGCTGTCGGGAGATTTTCCGAAGTAGAAACGGCGTTCCGGAAAATAATCGAGATCAACCCGAGGAATACTACCGCATACAAATTATTCGATCGGTTTTACCTGGAAAAAAGAAGATTCGTAGAATTAGAGCAGATATCTAAAGAAATGCTCCGGCTGGCCCCTGATAACGATTCCGCGTACGCCGGGTTAGGCTGGCTGTATAACATACTGCAAAAATACGACGCTTCCCAAAAAGCCTTTGAGAAAGCCCTTGAGATCAACCCCCTAAACGATTTTGCGGTAGGAGGGTTGGCGACAAGATATCAAGAACTCGATGAATCGGACATCTCCCGGACCTATAGCGAAAAACTGGCATGGAACCGGGAGGAATACGTCAATCCCGCCACAACGGCCAATTATCTCCAGCTCAAAAAGATCCTGGATCGAAAAAAGATAAAACTGGTCTGCGTGCAATACCCTATGCGCAGCATCGCGCCGCTAAAAAAAATATTCGAAAACGAATTGGACAAACACGTCATTTTTGTAGATAATGATAAATTATTCCGCGATGCGATAAAGAAAGAGCGTTACTCCGAGTATTTTAAAGATATGTTCGGCGGTGACTTCGGGCATTGCACTGAGAAAGGCAACCGGCTTTTAGCCCGGAGCATTGCCGATTCGATAATAAAAGAGTTTTTTAACAAGTAATGCCGGAGGAAGACATTATGTTCACAGACACTGTAAAAAAAACGATCCGAAAGTACGATTTGATCAGGCCCGGAGACAATATACTCGCCGGGGTATCAGGCGGACCGGACTCGCTTACACTGCTTTATGCGCTTAATGCCCTGCGCAAAGAATTAGGCTTTAAACTGCGCGTAGCGCACCTGGACCATATGCTGCGCAAAGATTCCGCGGCCGACAGGGTATTTGTGGAAACGATATGCCGGAA is a window from the Candidatus Omnitrophota bacterium genome containing:
- a CDS encoding tetratricopeptide repeat protein; translation: MRKTRLYLKKISLIVLAFFLTLAILEIGLRAGGFLLGAFQEYRNLRAIRQTGKLRIMCLGESTTQNQYPRHLEEILNARDIGIKFSVIDKGLTCSTTGIILSEINANLDKYNPDMVVTMMGTNDKVTLYYRDIPEANTLLFRWFRAYRFARILYAHILKRINRKDIYDPASGKKVIVSKKNAVAEKTRFHEFKKAHGINIKLDPTGSLARELSGVIYRDPKKLAELENSFKKALAVIPGNCSAYEGLGWLYGSQRRFNEAEQAFKMIITLAPGNNDAYDGLGWIYRDQGDFAGSEKAFKKAIDLNPGDSSAHTELIQLYREQGNYEAAKNSFRSFIAFNPKNKSIYKTLEFYKDIGEINEAKQALKNAIALDPQNDSAYEGLGWILRDQSNFPESEQAFLKAIELNPKNEFAYEGLGSIYGAVGRFSEVETAFRKIIEINPRNTTAYKLFDRFYLEKRRFVELEQISKEMLRLAPDNDSAYAGLGWLYNILQKYDASQKAFEKALEINPLNDFAVGGLATRYQELDESDISRTYSEKLAWNREEYVNPATTANYLQLKKILDRKKIKLVCVQYPMRSIAPLKKIFENELDKHVIFVDNDKLFRDAIKKERYSEYFKDMFGGDFGHCTEKGNRLLARSIADSIIKEFFNK